The Dehalobacter sp. 12DCB1 DNA segment ATTTCTCTTTCCGCTTCGGAAATATTCGCCGTAACCATACTTGCCGGCACATCCTTACAGGGTACAAGAAAGATGAAAGATGCACGGGACCCGATGATCTCATTGGCAAGCTTGAGCATATTTTCCAGGACATTCCGATTGTCTTCCCTTGCTGAATAAGCTTCGACGATTCGGTATAACGACATGATATGTTCTTTTTGGTTCTTTAAAGCCTCCGCCTGACGATCAAGATGCTGGACTAAAGCCAGCAACAAGCGTATGGCAATCGTAATTAGGATGAAAACCATGATTACATAGATTTTTTCTAAGATAAGCTCATTGAGCCGCAAATGATCGGGATTAAACAACATCTGGCTGGTGATGCTGCCGACGATCAGGTAAAAACAGAGATATACCCAATACGCGGCTCCCAGAAATGTACCCGCAATTAACACAGGGTTGATGGCATACCATATGAACGGACTGTCCAATCCGCCGGTCAGCGTCAGCAAAATGGCAATAACCAGTGTTTCGGCAATATTGACGCGCTGAGTATACGCTTTCGAATGACTCTTCAAGTAGAGATCATTGAGGCTGACTGTGATCACGAGTAAAGAAACAACAACCGCAATGGTGTATTTAAAAATGTTTTCCGGACTTTCCATGATGTAAATCAAAGAAGTCAGAAGCCAAGATATTAATCTGTACGCTGTGATCGCCTTGTGTTTTGCATTCACCACTTTTTTCACATCCACGTTAACATTTTTTCAAGTGTTTAGGCATAAAAAAGCACACTGCATCCAATGCAGTGTGCAGGGTTCACTACTCGCTCCATACAATACACAAGTAACCAAATCAGCACTGTACTTCATCACTTCACACTTTACAGAAATTTTACATATGTAAATTATTTGTAAATTTTGTCTCTTTCTTATTATGCAAGGAATTGGTATTTTTGGCAATCATAAAATTTCACCTTTATTCGACATATTCTTCCATCATTCAACATGCCGCTATCAAGTTCTACATCAGAAACAAATTAAAGTACCATGCAATTAATTCCTGACCAAAAAGAATGCAAAGGAGTATCCCGCAGACCAAAAATGGTCCATAAGGGATCGCCGTTTTCAAATTTCCTTTGCCAGTAGCAAGGATCAATACCCCACAGATACCGCCAATTATGGAGCCGACAAACATCGCCAGCAGCGTCAGCTTCCAGCCCAAGTAAAAGCCGACAGCGGCCATCAGCTTGATATCTCCACCGCCTATGCCGCCTCTCGAGAATATATAGATCAGCAGCAAACCCAATCCAGCTCCAAAGAAGCCAATCAGCCTCTCCAGCCTGGAGACATCCTGATTGAAGAAAGCAAACAAAATACCCAGAACCAGAATCAGGAGAACGCTCCAGTTCGGGATCAGCATGGTCTTAAAATCAATGAACGCAATGAGTAAAAGGACCGATCCAAGAATCAGAAAGCTCAATGTTTCCAAAGAGAAACCATATTTCCAGAGTACAGCGCAGTACAGCAGCGTATTCAGGATTTCCACGACCGGTTTAGATGGGAAATCTCTGTGCTCTTCTTCCATGTTTTTTCTAATTAATACTTTCAAAAATCTCCCGGCAACAAGCCCGACGATAAACAACCCCAAATAGGCCAGCCAAATATGTTCCATAAAAAACGTTTCCATCTCAAACACTCCTTTAACCTTTCTTCCCTCAAGAGTATCCAAATTCGCAGGATTTGTAAATATTAGTAATTTTTCTTTCTTTTTTATTTACACTATAATACAATAAATGAGAATAGCCAAAATATAAACAATAATTTTGCAACTGGAGAAAAAATATGCCGGAAACGATGCGGAAACTGGGACAGCTATTAGTTGAATCAGAGGTGATTACTGCCAAGCAGCTCGAAGATGCTTTGGAGATGCAGTCCAAAACCTCTAAAAAGCTGGGCGAGATCCTGATTGAAATGAAATCCATTACAGAGAAACAGCTACTCAGAGTACTGGAATTTCAATATCATATTCCATACTATGATCTAGGTGAAACTCCGATTGATCCTCTTGCTACGGGACTGATTACAGAAGGAATGGTCAGAAAGCATTCCTTGATACCGATCAAGAAAGAAAATAATGTGCTGATTGTTGCCATGGTCGATCCGCTGGATTTTTATGCCATTGATGATGTCAAACGGGCAACCCGGCTTGATGTCAAGCCAGCCATGGCTACCACGTCCGATATCCTGAATGCCATTGAACGCTACTACGGTAAAGAAAGCGCTGAAAAAGCAATTGAAGAACTTAAACAAACCTATGACCTTGTTGATTTTTCGGGAATTGACGATCAATTTGGCGATGAGGTGACGAATGCCCCTGTCGTAAGACTGGTTAATTCCGTGATTCAGCATGCCATCAAGACCAATGCCAGTGACATTCATATTGAACCGTCTGATGATGAGATGCGGATCCGGTACCGGATAGACGGAGAACTTCAGGAAGCCATGAAAACATCGAAAGCGGCCCACCAGGCCATTGTCACCAGAATTAAGATCATGGGGCAAATGGATATTGCTGAGAAGCGCCTGCCCCAGGACGGCAGGATTGAAGTCAGCATTGACGGCAATAACGTCGACCTCAGGCTTTCCATACTTCCGACTGTCCACGGAGAAAAGATTGTTATCCGCGTGCTTGGAATGAGAAACAGTACCTATACCAAATCTGAGCTGGGCTTTACTGCCGAAAATCTTGAGCTGTTTGACCGGATCATCAAAAGTCCAAATGGGATCATCCTTGTTTCCGGCCCCACCGGTTCCGGAAAAACGACGACACTTTACGCAGTCATGCGGGAATTGAATAAACCAACTGTCAATATCATCACCGTAGAAGACCCTGTTGAATACCGGATGGATGGGATTAATCAGGTCCAAGTCAATACCAAAGCCGGCCTGACTTTTGCCTCGGGACTGCGGTCGATTTTGCGTCAGGACCCCGACATTATCATGATTGGGGAGATCCGTGATTCTGAAACAGCCCAGATTGCAATTCGTTCAGCCATCACCGGCCATCTGGTCTTAAGCACTATCCATACCAACGACGCAGCTTCCTCGATCATCCGGCTTGTCGACATGGGAATTGAATCTTATCTTGTTTCTTCCGCTGTTGTCGGCCTGATGGCCCAGAGACTTGTCCGTAAGATCTGTCCAAAATGCAAAACTTCTTACCGGCCGGAACATTCGGAAATGATGCTGCTCAAACTGCGCGAACCCCAGCCCCTTTACAAAGGGACCGGATGTCCTGCCTGCAATTACACCGGTTATTCCGGACGAACCGCCATCCATGAAATCATTCCGATCAACAAGGATATCCGCGAGATGGTTAACCGGGGAGTAACTCCTGATCAAATAAGACATATTGCCGGCCGTTTCGGCTATATTTCCCTGCGTGATACCTGTACCCGTCTGGTTCTGGACGGAACCACCACCACGGAAGAATTATTAAAAGTAACCTATAGTATTGAATAGACCGATCAAATCTATTTATGTTGAGGAGTGTTTGTATGAATCTAAATATCAGGGACTTACTTTTAATGTCATTGGAACTGAAAGCTTCTGACCTCCACATCACAACCGGTCTTCCCCCAATGTTCAGAATCAATGGTATCTTGACTCCGATGGCAAACGCCAAGTATTTGTCTC contains these protein-coding regions:
- a CDS encoding A24 family peptidase, which codes for METFFMEHIWLAYLGLFIVGLVAGRFLKVLIRKNMEEEHRDFPSKPVVEILNTLLYCAVLWKYGFSLETLSFLILGSVLLLIAFIDFKTMLIPNWSVLLILVLGILFAFFNQDVSRLERLIGFFGAGLGLLLIYIFSRGGIGGGDIKLMAAVGFYLGWKLTLLAMFVGSIIGGICGVLILATGKGNLKTAIPYGPFLVCGILLCILFGQELIAWYFNLFLM
- a CDS encoding GspE/PulE family protein, coding for MPETMRKLGQLLVESEVITAKQLEDALEMQSKTSKKLGEILIEMKSITEKQLLRVLEFQYHIPYYDLGETPIDPLATGLITEGMVRKHSLIPIKKENNVLIVAMVDPLDFYAIDDVKRATRLDVKPAMATTSDILNAIERYYGKESAEKAIEELKQTYDLVDFSGIDDQFGDEVTNAPVVRLVNSVIQHAIKTNASDIHIEPSDDEMRIRYRIDGELQEAMKTSKAAHQAIVTRIKIMGQMDIAEKRLPQDGRIEVSIDGNNVDLRLSILPTVHGEKIVIRVLGMRNSTYTKSELGFTAENLELFDRIIKSPNGIILVSGPTGSGKTTTLYAVMRELNKPTVNIITVEDPVEYRMDGINQVQVNTKAGLTFASGLRSILRQDPDIIMIGEIRDSETAQIAIRSAITGHLVLSTIHTNDAASSIIRLVDMGIESYLVSSAVVGLMAQRLVRKICPKCKTSYRPEHSEMMLLKLREPQPLYKGTGCPACNYTGYSGRTAIHEIIPINKDIREMVNRGVTPDQIRHIAGRFGYISLRDTCTRLVLDGTTTTEELLKVTYSIE